A window of Gloeomargarita sp. SKYB120 genomic DNA:
CGTACACATCCCCTTCGTTGAGCTTGCGGGTCATGCCGTCAATGATCCGGTAGGCTTTTTGAGCGCGTTCCTCGTCGGCGGCACTGATGGTTACAGTCCCATCTTCCTCAATGTCTACCTTGGCACCCGTTTCTTCGGTAATGCCGCGAATGGTCTTACCGCCTGGCCCGATCACCACGCCAATCAATTCGGGGTCAATCTTCAGGGTCAGCAAGCGGGGTGCGTAGGGAGATAAGGTGCTGCGAGGTGCTGCTAACGCCGCCAGCATCTTTTCCAGGATAAACAACCGCCCCGCTTTCGCCTGGTGGATCGCCCGTCCCAGTGTCGCAACATCCAGACCAGGAATTTTCATATCCATTTGCAGGGCCGTGATGCCGGTGTCGGTGCCTGCCACCTTAAAGTCCATATCGCCCAAGAAGTCCTCAATATCCTGGATGTCGGTCAGCACCTGCACCTGGTCGCCTTCTTTAATCAACCCCATCGCCACCCCACTCACCGGGCGTTTCAAGGGAACACCAGCATCCATCAGCGCCAGCGTGGAACCGCACACAGACCCCATCGAGGTGGAACCGTTGGAAGACAATACCTCCGACACCACCCGCAGCACATAGGGGAATTCGTCCTTACTGGGTAGCACCGGTACCAACGCCCGTTCCGCCAGCGCTCCATGCCCAATTTCCCGGCGTGACGGCGCCCGCAACGGTCTAGCTTCTCCCACCGAGTAGGGCGGGAAGTTGTAGTGGTGCAGGTAGCGCTTTTCCTCTTCCGGGTGCAGGTCATCGGCCAGTTCTTGGGCATCTCCTGGCGTTCCCAGCGTCACCGCCGAGAGGATTTGCGTTGAACCCCGCTGGAATAGGGCTGATCCGTGTACTCGCCGGGGCAAAATCCCCACTTCGCAGTGAATAGGACGCACCTCATCCACCTTGCGACCATCCACCCGGATGCCTGTTTCCAGCACGTGACGGCGCATCAATTTCTTGGTCAAGGCCTTAAACAGGACATCCACCAGCTTCGGGTCGCTCGCTGTGGCTTGGCGCCGGGGGTCTTCCTCAGGCAATGCCTCTAGAGCTGCCGTCACCTTGGCTTTGGTTTCATCGAGGGCCTGGTTGCGTTGTTGCTTGTCGGCAATGGTTTGGTCAAGCACCGCCTGGATGTCGGCTGCTGCGGTTGCTTCCACCAGCGCTACCAAATCTGCCGGGGGTTCCGGCGCAGGGGGCACCGTCAACGTTATGCCCATTTCCGCCAGTAAATCCTGTTGCGCCCGGATTAGTTCCTGAATCGCCTCATGACCGAAGTCAATCGCCTCGATCATGTCCTGTTCCGGCAATTGGTTGGCCCGGCACTCCACCATCACCACTCCCTGGGGCGAACCAGCTACCACCAAATCCAGGTCGCCCGCTTCGATTTCTGCGTAGGTCGGGTTGATGATGAATTCATCTCCCAACAGCCCCACCCGGACGGCTGCCATTGGCCCCATGAAAGGAATCCCAGCGGTGGCTACTGCCAGAGACGCCCCCAAAATAGCCAGGATGTCGGGGGGAACTTCTTCATCCAGTGACAGGGTGGTGGCCACTACCTGGATGTCCTCCCGTAACCAATCCGGGATCAAGGGGCGCAAAGGCCGGTCAATCAGGCGGCTGGTGAGAATCACCTTTTCTGGGGGCCGACCTTCCCGGCGCAAAAATCCCCCTGGAATGCGACCCGCGGCATACAAGCGTTCCTCATACTCCACCATTAACGGCAGAAAATCCACGCCTTCCCGCGCTGTGCCTCGCGTTGCCGTTACCAGAACTGCCGTATCCCCACACGATACCAACACCGAACCTCCTGCCTGGGGTGCCAATTCACCCAAGCGCAGACGGATTTCTCTTCCGTCAAACGATATTGACTTTTGCATCGCTCACTCTCTTTCCCAATCCATCGCTATCCTAGCATTGAGATTGTGAGAGCGTTACATGGGCAGTCGTACAAACCGGTCATTTTGCCAGCGCAACCGGTAAAGGCGTTGATTGCGGGCATTGACCACCACAATGTCTCGACCCACGCGGGGCAACTGGTACGTCAAAGTGGGATCAAATGGCACGGGTAACAATTGCCGAGTGACATTACGCCATTGACCCTGTTGATAGTCTAGCAAGAGCAGGAGCGATTTTCCTGGTCGCTCAAAAAAATCCGGGTCATAAGGCACACTGAATGCCGCCAGATATTGCCCATTCTTTTTACGAAAAATCGCAAATTCAAACCGTTCTGGGTTGTCGCTTGCCTGATAACGGATATAACCATTTGCTGTATCTACCAAGGCATATTGCAAATAGCGTTGACGATTGGCTGGGGAACCCAATGGTAACACCGGCTCAGGAATGCCCAAGAAATGCTCCTGTACCGTGCGGAATGGTTGGGCAATTGCTGCCAGAGACATCAAAGCTATCCAGCCCGTGCATCCCCATCCCCACAGATAGCGTTTCATATCACTTCGAGTTCCCGCAAATGCTGTCGCACGGTTTCGTAGATGGTCAACACATGGTCATCGTGGAGTTGGTAGATGACGTGCCGGCCCTGCCGATGTCCCTGCACCACCCCCATTGCTCGCAGCGTGCGTAACTGGTGTGAGACTGCCGACTGGCTCATCTGGAGCAAATTCACCAAATCTCCTACACAATGCGGCCCCGCTGCCAGGATGGATAGGATACGTAAACGGTTGGGGTCAGCCAAAAAACCTAGCCACTGGGCCATACGCTGTGCTGTCGACATATCCAAAACTGGCACCGATGATTGGGTAGGGTGATCGGACGTACTGCAAATGTCTGGTTCAGATGCGGTAATAACTGGGGTCATACTTCACGAAACTTATGGCAAACGAACTGGTCAGTGAGCATGAAAGATACATCTTCGAGTATAGGCGGCCTCCGCCAGGATTGGTCATCAGTTGGCTTATCCAAGTTTCC
This region includes:
- a CDS encoding metalloregulator ArsR/SmtB family transcription factor; protein product: MSTAQRMAQWLGFLADPNRLRILSILAAGPHCVGDLVNLLQMSQSAVSHQLRTLRAMGVVQGHRQGRHVIYQLHDDHVLTIYETVRQHLRELEVI
- a CDS encoding polyribonucleotide nucleotidyltransferase produces the protein MQKSISFDGREIRLRLGELAPQAGGSVLVSCGDTAVLVTATRGTAREGVDFLPLMVEYEERLYAAGRIPGGFLRREGRPPEKVILTSRLIDRPLRPLIPDWLREDIQVVATTLSLDEEVPPDILAILGASLAVATAGIPFMGPMAAVRVGLLGDEFIINPTYAEIEAGDLDLVVAGSPQGVVMVECRANQLPEQDMIEAIDFGHEAIQELIRAQQDLLAEMGITLTVPPAPEPPADLVALVEATAAADIQAVLDQTIADKQQRNQALDETKAKVTAALEALPEEDPRRQATASDPKLVDVLFKALTKKLMRRHVLETGIRVDGRKVDEVRPIHCEVGILPRRVHGSALFQRGSTQILSAVTLGTPGDAQELADDLHPEEEKRYLHHYNFPPYSVGEARPLRAPSRREIGHGALAERALVPVLPSKDEFPYVLRVVSEVLSSNGSTSMGSVCGSTLALMDAGVPLKRPVSGVAMGLIKEGDQVQVLTDIQDIEDFLGDMDFKVAGTDTGITALQMDMKIPGLDVATLGRAIHQAKAGRLFILEKMLAALAAPRSTLSPYAPRLLTLKIDPELIGVVIGPGGKTIRGITEETGAKVDIEEDGTVTISAADEERAQKAYRIIDGMTRKLNEGDVYAGRVTRIIPIGAFVEILPGKEGMIHISQLAEHRVGKVEDVVSVGDEVIVRVREIDSRGRINLTRLGIHPDEAASARQRSRIN